One part of the Candidatus Palauibacter polyketidifaciens genome encodes these proteins:
- a CDS encoding cytochrome c biogenesis protein CcdA has protein sequence MIDPIAAVAIGAAAVEAIALAAPQVEPAGGLLPALSDNPFLALGALFGAGVLTSTNPCIWPMIPITFSVISGTAGETQSRKRTVGLTLTYALGLALLYSVLGVIAGLSGTVLGSIGASFWALFATGNLLLFFSLFMLDVFPVPVPKRLLAWASSRGGGSYRAVFLLGATSGIVAAPCGAPAFAVVLTWVVAEQAGLMGFVYLFTFSIGMTAVLIAVGLFSGTLAVLPKSGTWMIWMKRAAAVIMIGMAQFYLIRAGYFM, from the coding sequence CGGCGCCGCAGGTGGAGCCGGCGGGCGGGCTCCTCCCGGCGCTCTCCGACAACCCGTTTCTCGCACTCGGCGCGCTCTTCGGAGCGGGGGTCCTCACGAGCACGAACCCGTGCATCTGGCCGATGATCCCGATCACCTTCTCCGTCATCTCCGGCACGGCGGGCGAAACCCAGTCGCGAAAACGCACCGTCGGCCTGACGCTGACCTACGCCCTGGGACTGGCGCTCCTTTATTCCGTGCTCGGCGTCATCGCCGGCCTCAGCGGCACCGTGCTGGGCTCGATCGGGGCGAGCTTCTGGGCCCTGTTCGCGACCGGGAACCTCCTGCTCTTCTTCTCGTTGTTCATGCTTGACGTATTCCCCGTCCCGGTGCCGAAGCGGCTCCTGGCGTGGGCGAGCAGCCGTGGCGGCGGATCCTACCGGGCGGTATTCCTCCTCGGCGCGACCTCCGGCATCGTGGCCGCGCCGTGCGGGGCGCCCGCCTTCGCCGTGGTCCTCACCTGGGTCGTCGCGGAACAGGCCGGGCTCATGGGGTTCGTCTACCTCTTCACCTTCTCGATCGGCATGACCGCCGTGCTCATCGCCGTCGGCCTCTTCTCGGGGACGCTCGCCGTGCTGCCGAAGTCGGGGACGTGGATGATCTGGATGAAACGAGCCGCAGCCGTCATCATGATCGGGATGGCGCAGTTCTACCTCATCCGGGCGGGATACTTCATGTGA
- a CDS encoding TlpA disulfide reductase family protein, giving the protein MNAKPRHVATFAARAMFAALAAIAGAVLLSAGPLQAQAGAGQVSLAAGTQGPDATLQDLDGNEIQLLDYAAGKPTLIEFWAAWCEQCEGLQPEIDRVQADFGDRVNVVAVAVAVAQSLRRVRRHAEAHGAEYPYLWDADGAAVRAYSATTTSIVVILDAEGKVAYTGVGPDQDLVGAVTGILAVDSATGSAAGSATGPQAPASPRR; this is encoded by the coding sequence GTGAACGCGAAACCGAGACACGTCGCCACGTTTGCGGCGCGCGCGATGTTCGCTGCGCTGGCTGCGATCGCCGGGGCCGTCCTCCTGTCGGCGGGCCCGCTCCAGGCGCAGGCGGGCGCGGGGCAGGTCAGCCTCGCCGCCGGGACGCAGGGGCCGGACGCCACGCTGCAGGATCTGGACGGCAACGAGATCCAACTCCTCGACTATGCGGCCGGCAAGCCCACGCTCATCGAGTTCTGGGCCGCGTGGTGCGAACAGTGCGAGGGGCTGCAGCCCGAGATCGACCGGGTGCAGGCGGACTTCGGCGACCGGGTCAACGTCGTCGCCGTCGCCGTGGCCGTGGCCCAGTCGCTGCGCCGCGTGAGGCGACACGCGGAGGCCCACGGGGCGGAGTACCCCTACCTGTGGGATGCGGATGGCGCGGCGGTGCGCGCCTACTCGGCGACGACGACCTCGATCGTCGTGATCCTCGACGCGGAAGGGAAGGTGGCCTACACCGGCGTCGGCCCCGACCAGGATCTCGTCGGGGCCGTCACCGGAATCCTCGCTGTCGATTCTGCTACGGGTTCTGCTGCGGGTTCCGCTACGGGTCCACAGGCTCCGGCGTCACCTCGTCGATGA